From Ignisphaera aggregans DSM 17230, the proteins below share one genomic window:
- a CDS encoding hypothetical protein (KEGG: cco:CCC13826_1652 hypothetical protein), translating to MSIDRFTLILIISLISSIYTILQYLFISSSIDKIINLIIWCIAVGLAYLTYLLYLCSNCRELKIILLPRISNLHKILERFLVFSIELLTISFFVENIFIKIIGRNFTTIAISSLMIIIIWFLMQRLLSRNIRLLIEIVLIIITYIYTPSLTHEMKGLEEQFKLIEVIFNAIG from the coding sequence ATGTCGATAGATAGATTTACTTTAATATTAATAATATCATTAATATCATCCATATATACAATCTTACAATATCTATTTATTTCGTCAAGTATAGACAAAATTATTAATTTAATTATATGGTGTATTGCTGTGGGTCTTGCTTATCTAACCTATCTTTTATATCTCTGTAGTAACTGTAGAGAGCTAAAAATAATTTTATTGCCAAGAATCTCAAATTTGCATAAGATACTGGAAAGATTTTTAGTATTCTCAATAGAGTTATTAACAATAAGCTTTTTTGTTGAAAATATCTTTATAAAGATAATAGGTCGTAATTTTACTACTATAGCGATATCGTCATTGATGATAATCATTATATGGTTTCTTATGCAGAGACTATTATCTAGAAACATAAGGTTATTAATTGAGATAGTTCTAATTATAATAACCTATATATACACTCCTTCACTAACTCATGAAATGAAAGGCTTAGAAGAACAATTCAAGCTTATTGAGGTAATCTTTAATGCAATTGGATAA